CCGGACGATGTCGAAGCCGCCCGGGACCGTTTCCGAGCGTTCGAGCATCGTGTAGCCGTTGTTATCCTCCAACCACCGGGACTGCCCCGCGCGCTGACCAAAAAACTCGGGCGAGCCGTAGAGGCGCTCGAGGGTGATGTCGGAAGCCTGCTGTGCGAGGGCAGCAGGCGCCAGGAGGAAAAGCGCCAGGACGGCGAACGTACGGATGTTCATGACGGATGGGGTATAGGATCGGTAAGCCAGGCAAGCGCCTGTTCGTAACACCTCCATCCGAAAATAAAAAAGCCGGCGTTAAGGAACGGCCCGCCGGAAGGGAAAATGTTCGGCCGTCCACGCGCCGGCCTTCATCTCCTCCAGGATCACCACCATCTCTTCCCCCGTCTGGCGATAAATCAGCCGCTTCTGGCCGTCGGCCTGCTCGAATACCGCCTCGTGGCCGTCGACACGGATGAGCGGGAAAAGATGGACCTCCGCCTTCTCCTCCCAGGCGATCAAGCCAGCGCTGAAGTGTTTGATGCGGAGGGTGGGTATCGGGTCGATGGTATCGATCGTCATCATCTCAAAAAACACCGCTTCTCCTTCCTGCATGTACCGGAAGGAGCCCATCATCGTATTGCCGTTGGGCGCGGACCAGATCTCCTCGATGAAGGCCCCCTCGGGTTCGCCCTGCCAGTGGCCGGCGATGAAGGCGAGGTCCGCGAGGGTCGCGGCCGGCTGGGCGGAGGCGGGGGTGGCGAGGAGTATCGCGCCGAACAGGAAATAACTGAGTTTCGACATCTCTATT
The Rhodothermales bacterium DNA segment above includes these coding regions:
- a CDS encoding DUF6265 family protein — encoded protein: MSKLSYFLFGAILLATPASAQPAATLADLAFIAGHWQGEPEGAFIEEIWSAPNGNTMMGSFRYMQEGEAVFFEMMTIDTIDPIPTLRIKHFSAGLIAWEEKAEVHLFPLIRVDGHEAVFEQADGQKRLIYRQTGEEMVVILEEMKAGAWTAEHFPFRRAVP